A stretch of the Flavobacterium aquiphilum genome encodes the following:
- a CDS encoding rhodanese-like domain-containing protein has protein sequence MTLENIIKENQGTIVDVRTREEFMGGHVAGSINIPLGEIQTRIEEIENLKMPLILCCASGNRSGQAQHYLSQKGIDCYNGGSWLDVNYYQSK, from the coding sequence ATGACATTAGAAAATATAATTAAAGAAAATCAAGGCACCATTGTAGATGTGCGAACCCGCGAAGAATTTATGGGCGGACATGTTGCCGGTTCCATCAACATTCCTTTGGGCGAAATTCAAACCCGCATTGAAGAAATTGAAAACCTAAAAATGCCATTAATCCTTTGCTGTGCTTCCGGGAATCGAAGCGGACAAGCGCAACACTATCTTTCGCAAAAAGGAATCGACTGCTACAATGGTGGTTCGTGGTTAGACGTCAATTATTATCAATCCAAGTAA
- a CDS encoding transketolase, whose protein sequence is MKPNTQQLNDLTIQVRRDILRMVHAVNSGHPGGSLGCTEFLVALYQNIMDRNETFTMDGIGEDLFFLSNGHISPVFYSVLARSGYFPVKELGTFRLINSRLQGHPTTHDNLPGVRIASGSLGQGLSVAIGAAQAKKLNKDNHLVYTLHGDGELQEGQNWEAIMYASAKNVDNLIATVDLNGKQIDGTTDEVLAMGSLKAKFEAFDWEVVEITKGNDIEAIIGGMNEAKARTGKGKPVCVLLHTEMGNGVDYMMYSHAWHGKAPNDAQLANALEQNYNTGGNSDY, encoded by the coding sequence ATGAAGCCTAACACACAACAATTAAACGATTTAACTATCCAAGTAAGAAGAGATATTCTTCGTATGGTTCATGCTGTTAATTCAGGTCACCCGGGAGGGTCTCTTGGATGTACCGAATTTTTAGTGGCCTTATACCAAAACATAATGGATCGCAATGAAACCTTTACAATGGACGGAATTGGAGAAGATTTATTCTTCCTTTCAAACGGTCATATTTCACCTGTATTCTATAGCGTTTTGGCAAGAAGCGGTTATTTTCCGGTAAAAGAATTGGGAACTTTCCGTTTGATCAATTCAAGATTACAAGGACACCCAACAACACATGACAATTTACCGGGAGTACGTATTGCTTCAGGTTCATTGGGACAAGGATTATCTGTTGCAATTGGTGCGGCTCAGGCTAAAAAACTAAACAAAGACAACCACCTAGTTTACACACTTCACGGTGACGGTGAATTACAGGAAGGTCAAAACTGGGAAGCTATTATGTATGCTTCCGCAAAAAATGTAGACAACCTTATTGCAACTGTTGACCTTAACGGAAAACAAATTGACGGTACCACCGACGAAGTTTTAGCAATGGGAAGCCTAAAAGCCAAATTTGAAGCTTTTGACTGGGAAGTTGTTGAAATCACAAAAGGAAATGACATCGAAGCTATCATTGGCGGAATGAATGAAGCAAAAGCAAGAACCGGAAAAGGAAAACCAGTTTGTGTATTGCTACATACTGAAATGGGTAATGGTGTTGATTACATGATGTACAGCCACGCTTGGCACGGTAAAGCACCAAATGACGCACAACTTGCAAATGCTTTGGAACAAAATTACAACACTGGAGGCAATTCAGATTATTAA
- a CDS encoding RNA-binding S4 domain-containing protein, with protein sequence MRIDKYLWCVRYYKTRNMVTEACKKNHVTVNGIIAKPSKEVFPTDKITFRKDQITHIITVLDIPENRVGAKLVDIYRKNETPAEAYEHLELLKLSKQHYRKTGTGRPTKKDRRDIDDYGNEIEEGDDELE encoded by the coding sequence ATGAGAATAGATAAATATTTATGGTGCGTAAGGTATTACAAAACCAGAAACATGGTTACAGAGGCTTGCAAAAAAAATCACGTAACCGTAAATGGAATCATTGCAAAGCCTTCAAAAGAGGTTTTCCCTACTGATAAAATTACATTCAGAAAAGACCAAATCACACATATTATTACGGTATTAGACATTCCTGAAAATCGTGTGGGTGCAAAACTCGTTGATATCTATCGAAAAAATGAAACCCCGGCCGAAGCTTACGAACATTTGGAATTATTAAAACTATCCAAACAGCATTACAGAAAAACCGGCACCGGAAGACCTACCAAAAAAGATCGAAGAGATATCGATGATTATGGAAACGAAATTGAGGAAGGCGATGATGAATTAGAATAA
- a CDS encoding transketolase family protein, with protein MKKYINTGSKDTRSGFGVGMTELGQKNENVVALCADLIGSLKFDDFKKNHPERFFQIGIAEANMIGIAAGLTIGGKIPFTGTFANFSTGRVYDQIRQSVAYSDKNVKICASHAGLTLGEDGATHQILEDIGLMKMLPGMTVINTCDHNQTKAATIALADHHGPAYLRFGRPVVPNFTLADEPFIIGKAIMLNEGTDVTIVATGHLVWEALVAAEKLEEKGISAEVINIHTIKPLDEEAILKSVAKTKCIVTAEEHNYLGGLGESIAGVLALNNPTPQEFVAVKDSFGESGTPEQLMEKYKLNNQAIVEAVERVIKRK; from the coding sequence ATGAAAAAATATATAAACACAGGAAGTAAAGATACCCGTTCAGGTTTTGGAGTGGGAATGACTGAATTAGGTCAGAAAAATGAAAATGTAGTAGCACTTTGTGCTGATTTGATTGGATCGTTAAAATTCGATGATTTCAAAAAAAATCACCCAGAGCGTTTTTTCCAAATTGGTATTGCTGAGGCAAACATGATTGGAATTGCTGCTGGTTTAACAATCGGAGGAAAAATTCCTTTCACAGGAACTTTTGCTAACTTTTCTACAGGAAGAGTTTATGACCAAATTCGTCAATCGGTTGCTTATTCTGATAAAAATGTAAAAATCTGTGCGTCTCACGCAGGGTTAACTCTTGGAGAAGATGGTGCAACTCACCAAATCCTGGAAGACATCGGATTGATGAAAATGTTACCGGGAATGACTGTAATCAACACTTGTGATCACAATCAAACCAAAGCGGCTACAATTGCATTAGCTGATCACCACGGTCCAGCTTACTTGCGTTTTGGACGCCCTGTAGTACCTAACTTTACTCTGGCTGACGAACCATTCATCATTGGAAAAGCGATTATGTTAAACGAAGGTACTGATGTAACAATTGTTGCTACAGGTCACTTAGTTTGGGAAGCTTTGGTTGCTGCAGAGAAATTGGAAGAAAAAGGAATTTCTGCCGAAGTAATCAACATCCACACCATCAAACCTTTGGACGAAGAAGCTATTTTAAAATCAGTAGCTAAAACTAAATGTATTGTAACTGCCGAAGAGCATAACTACCTTGGAGGTCTTGGAGAAAGCATTGCAGGTGTATTAGCTTTAAACAATCCTACTCCACAAGAGTTTGTAGCAGTTAAAGATAGTTTTGGTGAATCTGGAACTCCTGAGCAATTGATGGAGAAATACAAATTGAACAATCAAGCGATTGTTGAAGCTGTAGAAAGAGTTATCAAAAGAAAGTAA
- a CDS encoding DUF5020 family protein — protein MKIKILLFILLFSSYAKAQELQLHYDFLPERDYLTFTFEFFKPDKLGSTFFFTDFNFDRKDAANLAYFELARKFNIKNDLIEGLNFHIEYNDGLLMTNDKAGSPENPLGFPINRAFLVGFGIPIKIGNFTLNTTYMYKNTHGSSGLDGQFTAVWFQNLFNNKVTIRGFLDFWSQDRTDGSSKKAILLTEPQVMYNFNKNFSLGSEIEISNNFVPSEEFKVFPTIMGRYAF, from the coding sequence ATGAAAATAAAAATTTTACTATTTATTCTTCTGTTTTCTTCTTACGCCAAAGCACAAGAATTACAATTACACTATGACTTTTTACCCGAAAGAGATTATCTTACATTTACATTCGAATTTTTTAAACCAGACAAATTAGGAAGCACGTTCTTCTTTACCGATTTTAACTTTGACCGAAAAGACGCAGCCAATCTTGCTTATTTTGAGCTTGCAAGAAAGTTCAATATCAAAAACGACCTCATCGAGGGATTAAATTTTCATATTGAATACAACGATGGACTTCTAATGACCAACGACAAAGCAGGTAGCCCTGAAAATCCGCTCGGATTCCCAATCAATCGGGCATTTTTGGTTGGTTTTGGCATTCCAATTAAGATTGGCAATTTTACCCTGAATACTACCTATATGTATAAAAACACACATGGTTCTTCGGGACTTGATGGACAATTTACAGCCGTTTGGTTCCAAAACCTATTCAACAACAAAGTAACTATAAGGGGATTTCTTGATTTCTGGTCTCAAGACCGGACTGATGGTTCAAGCAAAAAAGCAATATTATTGACGGAACCACAAGTGATGTACAACTTCAATAAAAACTTCTCGCTTGGTTCCGAGATTGAAATCAGCAATAACTTTGTTCCATCAGAAGAATTTAAAGTGTTTCCAACTATTATGGGCAGATACGCATTTTAA
- a CDS encoding FKBP-type peptidyl-prolyl cis-trans isomerase, translated as MSKIKFYFILLIAAVAISSCHKDDSPDVTPPRPFDEQYKTDIAAIEDYLNTHYIKEVVNHPGFPDDQDVIIDKITDPATQKSLMSYSANTYPAVPRLTSRDVYVATHGVTYKFYTLVIREGIRNDAANGGGEYPCNVDGVYAGYKGTLLDEAGTVFDSSNNGQTLFNLDGSTHDGGSGVIRGWSEGFPQFKTGWVSSNTDGTIKYNDFGVGVMFIPSGLGYYNSAQGTIPAYSPLMFSVKLYSVKRYDHDLDGIPSYQEDLGGDRYVNTFVNGVLADDTDGDGIPNFNDFDDDGDNYATRGEIKDANGNYYAFDKIPDCSGNQTDPNRIKRHLDKNCIKMNQ; from the coding sequence ATGAGCAAAATTAAGTTTTATTTTATTTTATTGATTGCGGCTGTTGCAATAAGTTCATGTCATAAAGATGATAGTCCGGATGTAACGCCACCAAGACCTTTTGACGAACAATACAAAACAGATATTGCGGCGATAGAAGATTATTTAAATACACATTATATAAAGGAAGTAGTAAATCATCCAGGATTCCCAGATGATCAGGATGTAATAATTGATAAAATTACCGATCCTGCCACGCAGAAGTCGTTGATGTCTTATTCTGCAAATACGTATCCTGCTGTTCCAAGATTAACTTCCAGAGATGTGTATGTAGCTACTCACGGTGTAACATATAAGTTTTATACTTTAGTGATTAGAGAAGGGATTAGGAATGATGCTGCAAATGGAGGAGGAGAATACCCTTGTAATGTTGATGGAGTATACGCAGGTTATAAAGGAACTTTGTTAGATGAAGCAGGAACTGTATTTGATTCTTCAAATAATGGGCAAACTTTGTTTAATCTTGATGGAAGTACTCATGATGGTGGGTCAGGTGTAATTCGTGGTTGGTCAGAAGGGTTTCCACAATTCAAAACGGGATGGGTTTCTTCTAATACGGATGGTACAATTAAATATAATGATTTTGGGGTCGGTGTTATGTTTATTCCCTCAGGCTTGGGGTATTATAATAGTGCTCAAGGAACTATTCCTGCTTATTCACCTTTGATGTTCAGTGTGAAATTGTACAGCGTAAAAAGATATGATCATGATTTGGATGGTATTCCTTCTTATCAGGAAGATTTGGGTGGAGACAGGTATGTGAATACTTTTGTAAATGGAGTTTTAGCTGATGATACTGATGGTGATGGAATTCCAAACTTTAATGATTTTGATGATGATGGTGATAATTATGCCACAAGAGGTGAAATCAAAGATGCAAATGGAAATTACTACGCATTTGATAAAATCCCGGATTGTTCAGGTAATCAGACTGATCCAAACAGAATTAAAAGACATTTAGATAAAAATTGTATCAAAATGAATCAATAG
- a CDS encoding NCS2 family permease, with amino-acid sequence MLEKIFKLQERNTSFKQEAIGGTVTFLTMAYIIFVNPNILSAAGMDKAALISVTCIAAIIGTLLVGLWANVPFAMAPGMGLNAMFAFTLVMSHGTSWQQALGVVTLSGIVFIIISILGIRHKIVDAIPESLRVAIGAGIGLFIAFIGFKQMGLIVANPATLVGLGKFTPAVVIGLIAFIVTVFLEIKKVKGSILIGILLATILGFIFDDSIKLPTEFISTPPSITPVFGKLEIISVLKITFIAPIFSFLFVNLFDSIGTAIACSMEAGLIDKDGKMPHIKRVLEADAVATAFSGVLGTSSTVTYIESAAGIANGARTGLSSVFTAGLFFLAMFFAPVIGIVPVYATAPALILVGIFMAKHLIKIDFSELYIAVPTFLTLILMPLTYSISSGIAYGFSSFIILCLLTKNTDKVHPIMWGIGAFSILEIILSQMG; translated from the coding sequence ATGTTAGAGAAAATTTTCAAACTTCAGGAAAGAAACACATCTTTCAAACAAGAAGCCATTGGTGGAACAGTTACTTTTTTAACGATGGCCTACATCATTTTTGTAAATCCTAATATTCTTTCAGCTGCAGGAATGGACAAGGCTGCACTTATCAGTGTAACTTGTATCGCCGCAATCATCGGAACGCTTTTAGTTGGACTTTGGGCTAATGTCCCTTTTGCAATGGCACCAGGAATGGGACTCAACGCAATGTTTGCTTTTACACTTGTAATGAGCCACGGAACCTCATGGCAACAAGCCCTAGGAGTCGTTACCTTGTCCGGGATTGTATTTATCATTATTTCCATCCTCGGAATTCGCCACAAAATAGTCGATGCCATACCCGAATCGCTCCGGGTTGCCATTGGAGCAGGAATCGGATTATTTATTGCTTTCATCGGTTTCAAACAAATGGGACTAATTGTTGCGAATCCAGCGACTTTAGTTGGACTAGGAAAATTCACGCCGGCTGTAGTCATCGGACTGATTGCTTTTATTGTCACAGTATTTTTGGAAATCAAAAAAGTAAAAGGCTCAATTCTAATAGGAATTTTACTTGCCACCATTCTTGGTTTCATCTTTGACGACAGCATAAAATTACCCACCGAATTCATAAGTACTCCACCATCAATCACTCCTGTTTTTGGAAAACTGGAAATTATATCGGTCTTAAAAATCACTTTCATTGCTCCTATATTTTCATTTTTGTTCGTAAACCTATTCGATTCCATTGGAACAGCAATTGCGTGCTCTATGGAAGCAGGACTAATTGACAAAGACGGAAAAATGCCTCACATCAAAAGAGTTCTAGAAGCCGATGCCGTAGCAACTGCTTTCAGCGGGGTTTTAGGAACAAGCAGCACGGTGACTTATATAGAGTCGGCTGCAGGAATTGCGAATGGCGCCAGAACTGGTTTGAGTTCTGTTTTTACAGCTGGATTATTCTTTCTAGCCATGTTCTTTGCTCCTGTCATCGGGATTGTACCTGTTTACGCTACTGCGCCGGCGCTTATCTTGGTAGGAATTTTCATGGCCAAACATTTAATCAAAATTGATTTCTCAGAACTTTACATAGCTGTCCCTACTTTCCTGACATTAATTCTAATGCCATTAACTTATAGCATCAGTTCAGGAATTGCATATGGTTTTTCATCATTCATCATTCTTTGTCTTTTAACAAAAAACACTGATAAGGTTCACCCAATCATGTGGGGAATTGGAGCATTCTCCATACTAGAAATAATCCTTTCACAAATGGGATAA
- a CDS encoding rhodanese-like domain-containing protein has product MIKILQKLFGFGTTVNYTELIKKGAIILDVRSKGEFSGGHIKGAINIPVDVLKNNLNQLKDKNKIIITCCASGMRSASAKNILKAHGYTDVHNGGGWSSLKNKI; this is encoded by the coding sequence ATGATAAAAATACTTCAAAAGTTATTCGGTTTCGGGACAACTGTAAATTATACCGAACTTATAAAAAAAGGTGCCATTATCCTAGACGTGAGAAGCAAAGGTGAATTTTCCGGCGGACATATCAAAGGAGCTATCAATATTCCCGTAGATGTTTTAAAAAACAACCTGAATCAATTAAAAGACAAAAACAAAATCATCATTACCTGTTGTGCTTCGGGAATGAGAAGCGCTTCGGCTAAAAACATCCTGAAAGCTCACGGCTATACCGATGTTCACAATGGCGGTGGATGGAGTAGCCTGAAAAATAAAATATAA
- a CDS encoding phosphoribosyltransferase family protein, translating into MSNNIILTNQQIEHTTKRIAYQIYETFVDEEEIVIAGITANGFIFAQNIAKVLATISPIKISICEVNINKENPELPVTTSLTKEQYSNKGLVLVDDVLSSGTTLIYAVKHFLDVPLKKFKTVVLVDRNHKKFPIKADFKGISLSTSLLEHVNVVFDNNGHSYASLS; encoded by the coding sequence ATGAGCAACAATATAATCCTTACCAATCAACAAATAGAACATACTACAAAAAGGATAGCATACCAAATCTACGAGACTTTTGTCGATGAAGAAGAAATTGTGATTGCAGGGATTACAGCAAATGGTTTTATTTTTGCCCAAAACATTGCCAAAGTATTAGCAACTATTTCTCCGATAAAAATTTCGATTTGCGAGGTGAACATCAATAAAGAAAACCCAGAACTTCCCGTAACAACTTCGTTGACAAAAGAACAATATAGCAATAAAGGACTAGTACTTGTTGACGATGTATTGAGTTCAGGAACCACATTAATATATGCAGTAAAACATTTTTTGGATGTTCCTTTGAAAAAGTTCAAAACCGTTGTTCTTGTAGATAGAAACCACAAAAAATTCCCGATTAAAGCCGATTTCAAAGGAATATCACTTTCTACATCACTATTAGAGCATGTGAACGTTGTTTTTGATAACAATGGACACAGCTATGCCAGCTTAAGCTAA
- a CDS encoding shikimate kinase, whose amino-acid sequence MKKIILLGYMGCGKSTIAQKLSGIVSIPYVDLDEFIEKNEKMSIKQIFENFGEIHFRKLEHKYFLELLNTPEQNIIGLGGGTPCYANNHELLIGDNVVSIYLKASVETLFERLVSNKSKRPLIADKSEEEMKEFIAKHLFDRSFYYNHAQHKVTVDDKTIEETVNDILNLLA is encoded by the coding sequence ATGAAAAAAATTATCTTGTTAGGCTATATGGGATGCGGTAAGTCTACAATTGCCCAAAAACTTTCCGGAATCGTCTCAATTCCCTATGTTGATCTCGATGAATTTATCGAAAAAAACGAAAAAATGTCCATAAAACAGATTTTTGAAAATTTTGGAGAGATCCATTTTCGAAAATTAGAGCACAAATATTTTCTGGAATTATTAAATACTCCTGAGCAAAATATCATCGGTTTGGGAGGAGGAACACCTTGTTATGCCAATAATCATGAATTGTTGATAGGGGATAATGTGGTTTCTATCTATTTAAAAGCATCTGTAGAGACTTTATTTGAAAGATTGGTGTCTAATAAAAGCAAAAGACCTCTTATTGCAGATAAAAGCGAAGAGGAAATGAAAGAGTTCATCGCCAAGCATCTTTTTGACAGAAGTTTTTATTACAATCATGCACAGCATAAAGTAACCGTCGATGATAAAACCATCGAGGAAACTGTAAACGATATTTTAAATTTGTTAGCTTAA